AAATAATATCTAAATTTCTTAAGGTTTTTAACAGTGAATGAGAGACTTGAATAAGAACTTTATCACCGGCATTATGACCAAAATTATCATTTATTTTTTTAAAATAGTCTATATCCAAAATTATCAAAGACATATCATTCTCTCTTTGTGTCATCGATGCATATGATGAGAGAAAAAGTTCACTAAACTTATGACGATTGTATAATCCGGTCAAAGAGTCTGTTGAAGCCATCTCCGCATATTCTCTGTTTTTATTTTCCAGCATTGAGTTTATCTCTGTAAGCTCTTCATGATACTCTTTCATAAGCATAGCCCATCTTGAGTATGTCAAAGATATTAGTTCTTTTTGTGAAACTATTCCAACTAAAAGCCCTTCATCATCAACAACTACGACTCTTTTATAATGCATTTGTTTTATAAAATCAAGAGCCTCTTTAATAGAAGCGCTTTTGTTTATAGTATTAACCGGTGATGACATATATGTACTAATAGGCAAATCAAGCTTTTTACTATCTTTTATTAGTTTCATAACATCTTTTGTTGTTAATATACCAAGAGGCCTTGAATCTTCAACAACAATTACATTATCGAATGAGCTTGAAGTCATTTCGCTGAGTAATGTAGATGTTTTATCATCTTTATTTACCCACTTCATTCTACTGCCAAGTCTTAAAAGATCATGTAGACGGTAGTTATCCATAAGTGTATCTGGATCAATATTGCTTGTAATATCAGTATGAGTAACTAATCCATATAACGAGCCATCTTCATTTGTTACACATATATACTCTACACTGCCATTTAAAAATTCTATTGTATCTAAGACATTTTTATATCTATTTATCGTAGGAACTATTGATAATTTAAAATCTTTTATTGGAGCTTCTAAATCTATGTTTTTAGATTGTATGTTTAAAATATCAACAACAGTCAAAATACGAAAAACATCATTATCTTTTATTATTATATTTCTATGTCCGTTCTTAAACATCATCTCTATCGCATCTGACATTGAACTTTTAACATCAATAAATATTACCGATTTACTTGCTATGTCTCCGATTATTGGAAATTTCATATATATATGCCCTTTAAATACTATCTATTGCTCGTTGAACTTTTATAGCTTGTATGTGCTCTTTTACATCATGAACACGGAGCATAGAAGCCCCATTTTTAACCGCTTCTAAATGCAAAGCCAAGCTTCCAGCAAGCCTATCATTCGGTAAAGAGGATGAAATTTTATCTATCATTGACTTTCTTGAAGCACCTACTAATATAGGTTTGTTTAGAGTTAAAAAGTGTTCTAAATGCTTAATCAATATAAGATTGTCTTCTAGAGTTTTACCAAATCCAATCCCTATATCGACAATAATATCGTTTACTCCAAAAGATTCAACTTTTTTAATTCTATTTTCCAAGAATAAGTAAACGTCACTTAAAATATCTTCATATTGAGGATTCTTCTGCATTGTTTGAGGAGAACCCTGCATATGCATTATAACGGCAGTAGCATTGTAGGATGCGCAAAGTTTACAGACCTCATCATTTTCTAAACCTGTAATATCATTAACTATTTTAAAACCGCCATCAAGGGCATAGGAGATTACCTTTGGCTCATAGCTGTCGATGCTAAACTTTACTTTTTCATAAAGTTTCTCTTTTTTAATCACATCAATTATTGGTTTTACTCTTCTTAGCTCTTCGTCACTCTCTACATGTAAAGAGTTTGGAGCAGATGAAACCCCGCCGATATCTATAATTTGCGCGCCATCTTCTATCATCTGCTCTATTTTATTTATTGCATCACTTCCATTAAATCTAGAACCAGAAAAAAAGCTATCGTCGTTAGCATTTATTACACCCATAACATCTACATGTAAAGGCTTTACAACTTTTAATATATCTTGCAGTTTACTAGCCAGTTCTTTTAGTCCAAAGGGCTGAGCCAACTCTTTTTTACTAAGAGTTTTCAACTGAGCAGTTGTAGCGATGAGAATACAATCTACATGTGGAGTTTTAGCGATGACTGTCCCACGAGGCACGGCCAAGTCAGCTCCTATGCTGAGAGCATCTTGTTTTAGTATATTTGCACCGCCTACATGTAGCTCTTTTATATAGATAATATGATGTGACATCTTTGAAGAGAGTATGTTCACTCCGCCGCTGTCTACTCCAAGATTGTTTAAATACTTTTTAGCATCAATAGAGTTTGATAGTTTATTAACCTGCATTTTTATCTCCTACAAAACTCATCAGTATAAGAGCTAGCACACTTTGTGGTCTTGAGTTTAGCTCTAAAAGCCTATATGCTCTATCAAAATTATCTAGTTGAGAGATTGAGAGTATCAACATATCTACGACAGTAGCACGATAGTAAAGTGCTTCAACTAGAGTTTTAGCATCTGATTTTGTTATTCTGGCATTGGCTTTTAAAAACGCAAAAACTTCTGCATAGTCAATCTTTGCAAGATTTAGTTCTATATTTTGCACGCTGTGAATTATTTTACCTTTTACAATAGGTAATCTTGAGCGAACTGTTGGAAGCAGATTTGATTTTGTAGGGGAGATAATTATAAACTCTATATTTTTTGGAGGTTCTTCTAAAACCTTTAGAAGTGAATTTTGTGCAACGTTAGTGAAACTTGATGAGCCTATAATAATATATTTAGTTTGAGCTTCACTTATATAAGCTTCGGCCACAACAGCTTTTGCATGTTCTATCTTAAAGTCATCTTCTATAAAACCTACAACACGGTTTGGCTTAAGTTCTTGAGATAGCCTTTCAAACTCTGCTTGTATCTCTGTAGAGATTAATATGTACCCTTTTTTAGATTCATGAATTAACATCTACCTCTCCAAACATCGCTGAATTTAGAGATGCATCAAAAAGACGGTAAAGCTGCAATAGCTTAATATCAAGAGACTTGTCATATGACCTTAGATTAAAAGCATTTAGGTAATCTTCATCAAAAATCCAAAAATAGCTGTTGTCTTTTCTTTTGGCTATATCTGCTCTTTTATCATCACCTTTGCCAATGTACCAAAAAAAATAGTCCTGCTTATGTGAAAGTGAAATCATATCTTCGACAACATTTATCATCTCACTACCGCTTACGCCATTGTAGTGTTTGTACATGCTGTCAATACTGATAATAGGGATAAGCGGGCGCTCCTGTCTTTCTCCATTAATCAAACAAAGTATATAGGTCTCTAACCATTTTCTATTTCTATCGGTTATTAAAATAATTGTTTTGCCGTTTAATATTTGTTCCAAGGCTTGCGAAGTTGTCGTTGCCCAGTCAAATCTCTGCTCTTCCAACCAACTAAAACTACTACCTTCTTCCCTAATGGTATCTAAGCTCCACTGTGCAAAATCTTGCATTTATTATTTATCTAACTCGTACGCGTTGTGAAGACTTCTAACAGCAAGTTCTGCATACTTTTCATCTATAATCATAGAGACTTTTATCTCTGATGTTGAAATCATATTTATATTTATATTTTCTGCTGCCATAGCCGAAAATGCTTTAGCTGCTACGCCTGCATGTGACTTCATTCCGACACCAACCACAGAAACCTTACAAATCTTTTCGTTGTAAGAGTCATCTTTAATCTCACCACTTTTAATAAATGCATGCACAACAGTTTTTGCATCATGCAAATCACCTTTTGGTACTGTAAAGTCTATGTTCGTTGTATCGTCATGTCCTTTATTTTGAATGATCATATCTATGTTCACTTCTGCCTTAGCCAATTTATTAAATATTTCTGAAGCGATTCCAGGTCTGTCTGCCACGCCCATTAAAGAGATACGAGCCTGGTCTTTATCTAGTGCGATTCCGCTTACTAAAGGTTTTTCCATAATATTTTCTTCCTTAGTTATTAATGTCCCCTCTTCGTTTGAGAAGCTTGTTCTTGTTACTAAATTTACATTTAATTTTTTTGCTAATTCTACTGATCGATTCTGAAGCACTTTCGCACCTAAACTTGCTAACTCCAACATCTCATCATATGAGATTATGTCAAGTTTTTTTGCTTTTGGTTCTATGCGAGGGTCCGTTGTGTAAATGCCACTAACATCTGTGTATATCTCGCATAAATCTGCTTTAATAGCTCCAGCAATTGCAACTGCACTCAAATCGCTTCCCCCGCGACCGAGAGTTGTTACATCACCATTTTCGTTTACACCCTGAAAACCAGCAACTACAATAATTTTACCCTCTTTGATAGCACTATTCATAGCATCTGGGTTTATCTCTTCTATTCGAGCTTTGGTGTGAATACTATCTGTCACAATCCCAGCTTTTCTTCCACTCATCGCAACTGATGCGAACCCCATCTCATTGAGCGCAATAGAGAGGAGTGAAGCTGTCACTCTCTCCCCTGAACTTAGCAACATATCCATCTCAGCTCTTGATGGATTGGATGAAAAATGCTCAGCATACCCCACCAGCTTATTTGTCTCGCCACTCATAGCAGAAACAACTACAACCACGTCATGTCCAGCTTTTTTAGTCTCAGCTACACGATTAGCTACATTTTGTATGCGACTCAAATCACCCACACTCGTTCCACCAAATTTTTGCACTATCAGCATCTACAAAAACCCCTCATTTTTAAAAAATTTTATTACAACTTCATACACATTCTGCTTAAAACTAGCACTCAACTCTAAAACCTCATCTATATCTACAAACTTATAGTCACTAAATTCCGGATGAGAAGTATTTATATCGATTATTGCGCTTTTTTTTAATTTAACTAAAAAATATCTCTGTTTTTGCCCAACATAAGGCTTCATATTTTCAGCAATTCTTGGAGGAAAATCATAGGAAATCCACTCCGGGTACTCCGAAACTATCTTAACTTTATTAGTTCCAATCTCCTCCTCAAGTTCACGGAAAAGAGCCTCTTGAACCTCTTCCCCCTCATCAATCCCACCTTGAGGAAACTGCCAAACATCGCGTAAGTCATTTCTCTGTGCCAAAAAGATCTCTTTTTTTTGAGGATAATTATTTGAAACAATTATCATTGCAACATTTGGACGATATAAATCTTTTTTACTCATAAAAGCACCTGCGTAATAATTAAGGCGATTATACATAATATGCGATTAAAATAAACTAATTCTTTTCTTTATTATTTTTTAAAAATAATTTTTTCATACTTTAACAAAGATAAAGTACAATATAATGTCGAAATTTATATTTATGGAGAGTTTACTAAGATGCAGGAATATGTATTAAAATCAAATGATTTTTTAGTATCGCAGACAGATGCGAAGGGGAATATACTTTTTGCCAATGATGATTTTTGCAAAGTTGCAGGGTATACGCTAGAGGAGCTGATCGGCAAGCCGCACAACATTGTAAGACATCCGGATATGCCAAAGGCTGCTTTCAAGTCCTTATGGGAAACAGTAAAAAATGGTAAAGTGTGGACTGGTTATGTAAAAAACAGAACCAAAGATGGTGGATTTTACTGGGTATATGCAACAGTATTTTCCTCTATCGACCCGCAAACAAAGCAACAAACATATCTCTCTTGCAGAAGAAAGCCTTCAAAAAACGAGATAGAAGAAATTGAAAAACACTATAAAACTTTAAAATAGGAAATTGCCTTATGAATATTAACAC
The sequence above is drawn from the Candidatus Sulfurimonas baltica genome and encodes:
- a CDS encoding HobA family DNA replication regulator produces the protein MQDFAQWSLDTIREEGSSFSWLEEQRFDWATTTSQALEQILNGKTIILITDRNRKWLETYILCLINGERQERPLIPIISIDSMYKHYNGVSGSEMINVVEDMISLSHKQDYFFWYIGKGDDKRADIAKRKDNSYFWIFDEDYLNAFNLRSYDKSLDIKLLQLYRLFDASLNSAMFGEVDVNS
- a CDS encoding RNA pyrophosphohydrolase; protein product: MSKKDLYRPNVAMIIVSNNYPQKKEIFLAQRNDLRDVWQFPQGGIDEGEEVQEALFRELEEEIGTNKVKIVSEYPEWISYDFPPRIAENMKPYVGQKQRYFLVKLKKSAIIDINTSHPEFSDYKFVDIDEVLELSASFKQNVYEVVIKFFKNEGFL
- a CDS encoding PAS domain-containing protein, with translation MQEYVLKSNDFLVSQTDAKGNILFANDDFCKVAGYTLEELIGKPHNIVRHPDMPKAAFKSLWETVKNGKVWTGYVKNRTKDGGFYWVYATVFSSIDPQTKQQTYLSCRRKPSKNEIEEIEKHYKTLK
- the folP gene encoding dihydropteroate synthase, which translates into the protein MQVNKLSNSIDAKKYLNNLGVDSGGVNILSSKMSHHIIYIKELHVGGANILKQDALSIGADLAVPRGTVIAKTPHVDCILIATTAQLKTLSKKELAQPFGLKELASKLQDILKVVKPLHVDVMGVINANDDSFFSGSRFNGSDAINKIEQMIEDGAQIIDIGGVSSAPNSLHVESDEELRRVKPIIDVIKKEKLYEKVKFSIDSYEPKVISYALDGGFKIVNDITGLENDEVCKLCASYNATAVIMHMQGSPQTMQKNPQYEDILSDVYLFLENRIKKVESFGVNDIIVDIGIGFGKTLEDNLILIKHLEHFLTLNKPILVGASRKSMIDKISSSLPNDRLAGSLALHLEAVKNGASMLRVHDVKEHIQAIKVQRAIDSI
- a CDS encoding DNA polymerase III subunit delta' encodes the protein MLIHESKKGYILISTEIQAEFERLSQELKPNRVVGFIEDDFKIEHAKAVVAEAYISEAQTKYIIIGSSSFTNVAQNSLLKVLEEPPKNIEFIIISPTKSNLLPTVRSRLPIVKGKIIHSVQNIELNLAKIDYAEVFAFLKANARITKSDAKTLVEALYYRATVVDMLILSISQLDNFDRAYRLLELNSRPQSVLALILMSFVGDKNAG
- a CDS encoding diguanylate cyclase, producing the protein MKFPIIGDIASKSVIFIDVKSSMSDAIEMMFKNGHRNIIIKDNDVFRILTVVDILNIQSKNIDLEAPIKDFKLSIVPTINRYKNVLDTIEFLNGSVEYICVTNEDGSLYGLVTHTDITSNIDPDTLMDNYRLHDLLRLGSRMKWVNKDDKTSTLLSEMTSSSFDNVIVVEDSRPLGILTTKDVMKLIKDSKKLDLPISTYMSSPVNTINKSASIKEALDFIKQMHYKRVVVVDDEGLLVGIVSQKELISLTYSRWAMLMKEYHEELTEINSMLENKNREYAEMASTDSLTGLYNRHKFSELFLSSYASMTQRENDMSLIILDIDYFKKINDNFGHNAGDKVLIQVSHSLLKTLRNLDIICRWGGEEFVILLPTASLEKGVYLAEKLRIYIQELDLGVIGKISASFGVSQVIEGDSMESVVERADKALYLAKSSGRNCVKTESDL
- a CDS encoding aspartate kinase, with product MLIVQKFGGTSVGDLSRIQNVANRVAETKKAGHDVVVVVSAMSGETNKLVGYAEHFSSNPSRAEMDMLLSSGERVTASLLSIALNEMGFASVAMSGRKAGIVTDSIHTKARIEEINPDAMNSAIKEGKIIVVAGFQGVNENGDVTTLGRGGSDLSAVAIAGAIKADLCEIYTDVSGIYTTDPRIEPKAKKLDIISYDEMLELASLGAKVLQNRSVELAKKLNVNLVTRTSFSNEEGTLITKEENIMEKPLVSGIALDKDQARISLMGVADRPGIASEIFNKLAKAEVNIDMIIQNKGHDDTTNIDFTVPKGDLHDAKTVVHAFIKSGEIKDDSYNEKICKVSVVGVGMKSHAGVAAKAFSAMAAENININMISTSEIKVSMIIDEKYAELAVRSLHNAYELDK